One segment of Amycolatopsis alba DSM 44262 DNA contains the following:
- a CDS encoding acyl carrier protein, whose amino-acid sequence MVTPVFQLITGQLSDQFGIPPELVTPEATFAEIGLDSLALAVFSVVISEKYGVDPGELVLGSRLAEAIALIEADLAQEEKPVR is encoded by the coding sequence GTGGTTACTCCGGTTTTTCAGTTGATCACCGGTCAGCTCTCGGATCAGTTCGGAATCCCGCCGGAGCTGGTCACACCCGAAGCGACCTTTGCGGAGATCGGCCTCGATTCACTCGCGCTCGCCGTGTTTTCCGTGGTCATCAGTGAGAAGTACGGTGTCGATCCCGGCGAGCTGGTTCTCGGCAGCAGGCTCGCCGAGGCCATCGCACTGATCGAAGCGGACCTGGCGCAGGAAGAGAAACCGGTGCGATGA
- a CDS encoding aspartate aminotransferase family protein, with translation MTGYSGADHTAETFTLLERNLSPHRAAAYRAMGGVPAQAGGAGAEIHTYDGRVLLDCRSAGGVFDFGHRPPSITAALRDALESRDIGDWMLPSLPRGRAAAALACLLPETLPYSFFTASGSEAIEFAGKLARLATGRRGVVCAERAYHGQVGLALAMSEGPGPSAREQDVVRVPFGDIDALRAAVGEDTALVCLETIPASAGVVLPPDGYLAEVRRRCDESGALLLLDEVQSGLGRTGRIWAAEHWDVRPDLLVTGKGLSGGVYPVAACSFTEEIQRSLADDPFFHPSSFGGGELAAAVVCAVVEQVSRPGLLDQVRATAAVLRTGLAEVVGRHPSVLAEVRGLGLMLALETRDEHGGLALMRAAIDHGVLATVAHNAPSTLLVMPPLIITPAQAGAVIERLDSAARTVATGSTGPALRLPI, from the coding sequence ATGACCGGTTATTCGGGGGCGGACCACACCGCCGAGACTTTCACCTTGCTGGAACGGAATCTCTCACCGCATCGCGCCGCCGCGTACCGGGCCATGGGTGGGGTACCCGCTCAGGCGGGCGGCGCGGGTGCGGAAATCCATACCTACGACGGCCGTGTCCTGCTGGACTGCCGCAGCGCCGGCGGTGTCTTCGACTTCGGTCATCGCCCGCCGTCGATCACCGCGGCGTTGCGCGACGCGCTGGAGTCCCGTGACATCGGTGACTGGATGCTGCCGTCCCTGCCGCGTGGCCGGGCCGCGGCCGCCCTCGCCTGCCTGCTGCCGGAAACCCTGCCGTACAGCTTCTTCACCGCCAGTGGCAGCGAGGCGATCGAGTTCGCGGGCAAGCTGGCCCGGCTGGCCACCGGCCGTCGCGGAGTGGTCTGCGCCGAGCGCGCCTATCACGGCCAGGTCGGTCTCGCGCTGGCGATGAGCGAAGGCCCAGGGCCTTCGGCACGGGAACAAGACGTGGTCCGGGTTCCCTTCGGTGACATCGATGCCTTGCGTGCGGCGGTGGGGGAGGACACCGCGCTGGTCTGCCTCGAAACGATCCCGGCCTCGGCGGGCGTGGTGCTGCCGCCGGATGGCTACCTCGCCGAGGTACGGCGGCGCTGCGACGAGTCCGGCGCGCTGTTGCTGCTCGACGAGGTCCAGTCCGGCCTCGGGCGGACCGGCCGGATCTGGGCCGCCGAACACTGGGACGTGCGACCGGACCTGCTGGTGACCGGCAAAGGTCTGTCCGGCGGCGTCTATCCGGTGGCGGCGTGCAGCTTCACCGAGGAGATCCAGCGGTCGCTCGCGGACGATCCGTTCTTCCATCCGTCCAGCTTCGGCGGCGGGGAACTGGCCGCGGCCGTCGTCTGTGCGGTGGTCGAACAGGTCAGCAGGCCAGGGCTGCTCGACCAGGTTCGCGCGACCGCCGCCGTCCTGCGCACCGGGCTGGCGGAGGTGGTCGGTCGCCATCCGTCGGTGCTCGCGGAGGTGCGCGGGCTCGGGCTCATGCTGGCGCTGGAGACCCGTGACGAGCACGGGGGGCTCGCGCTGATGCGTGCGGCGATCGACCATGGCGTCCTGGCCACGGTCGCGCACAACGCGCCGAGCACGCTGCTCGTCATGCCGCCGCTGATCATCACCCCGGCTCAAGCCGGAGCGGTGATCGAGCGCTTGGACAGCGCCGCCCGCACGGTGGCGACCGGGTCCACCGGACCGGCCCTGCGCCTGCCGATTTAG
- a CDS encoding PEP/pyruvate-binding domain-containing protein encodes MIELSKAADLTAAEVGGKARMLGLAIRQGFSVPAGVVLLPGEPPDSVELERLLGPGPFAVRSSAPDEDGSDESQAGRYDTRLDVRTTGLAAVVDELGRIPLIVQALVAAKTAGVAFSLDPLTGDDSTCVIESVPGRGNALTDGEVTPATLRASLLTGRLRGSLAGSGLGQDEATAVIELVRAVAGWLGYPCDLEWAFDDERLWLLQARPVTAARWQPLPGQWTSANFRETMPGLVTPLSASITLGRVFPQALTEFLRDIGLEVPGRPVVEGRRCYGHAYWRVDEFKKTLLQLPGYIERSFDEGLGLVPGYHGQGERWSPAPATIRRVPKIVLAVWRQHRRILREAMAYQAGDAGRDRRWLAVAWADLADPELRTEFHGALRLHERTYRQSLRVSFMAEQLQELLRALLEQVGGRLDEPPRELLLMDGLGPLATGAAGRALEELAGQAADMAEEVLAAAETEALPDGLGTGLAALSQEFGYLADGDDELARPRWDEDPGTVLLLLKAAVRAAQAGPRAVPPEHARSRAEEERRVLRAAGPWTPVLRGVLGAAREYSRTREVLRVSATRANRILRRACLGLGGRWAELDLLDAPDDVFWLTLDEVLRALDDDLEGGDFKARVRMRREHARCFRNWEPPSALGAMPVRPSPVRGRTLTGIACSAGVAEGPVRILRSVAEIGDFEAGGILVVQSVNPGWAPAYLAASGLVTEQGGLLSHGSILARERSLPAVIAVGGVLERLRDGQLVRVDGTEGTVTVLS; translated from the coding sequence ATGATCGAGTTGTCGAAGGCGGCGGACTTGACGGCGGCGGAGGTGGGCGGCAAGGCCAGGATGCTCGGCCTCGCCATCCGGCAAGGCTTTTCGGTGCCTGCCGGGGTGGTCCTGCTGCCCGGCGAACCGCCGGATTCCGTGGAACTGGAACGCCTTCTCGGCCCCGGCCCGTTCGCGGTGCGCTCTTCCGCCCCTGACGAGGACGGCTCGGACGAGTCGCAGGCCGGTCGTTACGACACCCGGCTCGACGTCCGCACGACCGGGCTGGCCGCCGTGGTGGACGAGCTAGGGCGGATACCGCTGATCGTGCAGGCACTGGTCGCCGCGAAGACCGCCGGGGTCGCCTTCTCCCTCGATCCGCTCACCGGGGACGACAGCACCTGTGTCATCGAGTCCGTGCCGGGACGCGGGAACGCGCTGACCGACGGCGAGGTCACCCCGGCCACCCTGCGCGCTTCCCTGCTGACCGGTCGCTTGCGCGGCTCCCTGGCGGGGTCCGGGCTCGGCCAGGACGAGGCCACCGCGGTGATCGAGCTGGTGCGCGCGGTCGCAGGCTGGCTGGGCTACCCGTGCGACCTCGAGTGGGCCTTCGACGACGAACGGCTGTGGCTGCTCCAGGCCCGGCCGGTCACCGCCGCCCGCTGGCAGCCCCTGCCAGGACAATGGACCTCGGCGAACTTCCGGGAGACCATGCCCGGCCTGGTCACCCCGCTCAGCGCGTCGATCACCCTCGGCCGGGTGTTTCCGCAAGCCCTCACGGAATTCCTGCGGGACATCGGGCTCGAGGTGCCCGGCCGCCCGGTGGTCGAGGGACGGCGGTGCTACGGGCACGCCTACTGGCGGGTCGACGAGTTCAAGAAGACCCTGCTGCAGCTCCCCGGTTACATCGAGCGGTCGTTCGACGAGGGGCTCGGCCTGGTCCCCGGCTACCACGGGCAGGGCGAGCGGTGGTCTCCCGCACCCGCCACTATCCGGCGGGTGCCGAAGATCGTTCTCGCCGTGTGGCGGCAGCACCGGCGGATCCTGCGCGAGGCCATGGCGTACCAGGCCGGGGACGCAGGCCGCGATCGGCGCTGGCTCGCCGTCGCCTGGGCGGATCTGGCGGACCCGGAACTGCGCACCGAGTTCCACGGCGCGCTGCGGCTGCACGAGCGGACCTACCGGCAGTCGCTGAGAGTTTCGTTCATGGCCGAGCAGTTGCAGGAGCTGTTGCGCGCGTTGCTGGAGCAGGTCGGCGGCCGGCTGGACGAGCCGCCCCGTGAACTGCTCTTGATGGACGGCCTGGGGCCGCTGGCCACCGGCGCGGCGGGCCGGGCGCTGGAGGAGCTGGCCGGTCAGGCGGCCGACATGGCCGAGGAGGTGCTGGCGGCGGCCGAGACCGAGGCGCTGCCCGACGGCCTCGGCACCGGACTGGCGGCGTTGTCGCAGGAGTTCGGCTACCTGGCGGACGGCGACGACGAGCTCGCCCGTCCCCGATGGGACGAGGATCCGGGAACCGTCCTTTTGCTGTTGAAGGCCGCGGTGCGGGCGGCGCAGGCGGGTCCCAGGGCGGTCCCGCCGGAGCACGCCCGGTCCCGTGCCGAGGAGGAACGCCGGGTGTTGCGTGCCGCCGGGCCGTGGACCCCGGTTCTGCGGGGAGTGCTCGGCGCCGCCCGCGAGTACAGCCGTACCCGCGAGGTGCTCCGCGTCTCGGCGACACGGGCGAACCGGATCCTGCGCCGGGCCTGCCTGGGACTGGGCGGCCGCTGGGCGGAACTGGACCTGCTCGACGCGCCGGACGACGTCTTCTGGCTGACCCTCGACGAGGTCCTGCGTGCCCTCGACGACGATCTCGAGGGCGGTGACTTCAAGGCGCGCGTCCGGATGCGGCGCGAGCACGCGCGCTGCTTCCGCAACTGGGAGCCGCCGTCCGCGCTGGGCGCGATGCCCGTGCGGCCGTCTCCGGTGCGGGGGCGCACGTTGACCGGCATCGCCTGCTCGGCCGGGGTGGCCGAGGGGCCGGTCCGGATCCTGCGCAGCGTCGCCGAGATCGGCGACTTCGAGGCAGGCGGCATTCTCGTCGTCCAGAGCGTCAACCCTGGCTGGGCTCCCGCCTACCTGGCGGCGAGCGGTCTCGTCACCGAACAGGGCGGCCTGCTGTCCCACGGCTCGATCCTGGCCCGCGAGCGTTCGCTGCCGGCGGTCATCGCGGTGGGAGGCGTCCTCGAGCGACTGCGCGACGGGCAACTCGTGCGGGTGGACGGAACGGAGGGAACGGTGACCGTGCTGTCATGA
- a CDS encoding NAD-dependent epimerase/dehydratase family protein, which yields MKVAVTGATSDFGAAILPALCADPEIDEVIGLGRRPPRLCHPKLRSRRLDVRSPELAGVFDGCEAVLHLAFVVEEIRDKAEIHDINLRGSRNVIDSAARAGVERLVVASSVNAYGVGDLPKLVDEDVFPSGSPDHYYFYDKAEVEHYAEWWLRRHPGEMAIALLRSPYVIGPSFGNDGIDALTAPVLMLPEAGRAGYQFLHQRDLADAFHRAAKLSLVGPYNLGTQDWISARDLARMHGQLLAGVPEKPARRIADVLFRLGLFPASGQWVVPGDTCVDGSRFRAATGWAPALTSSEAAAIMVLHKGRPVLPARYALSGKAACERALEPATEILAGWVETVGGIRALVEESGGLEKALGRLEHVQRPVPSGSVHLEVHPAEGVRLGTVVVSAGPGLHARWCTPLAMSLARHGVEVVLVDLPGHGLSTGRRGRADREAVASALAAAIRYASTRSSMPPYLVRPEPVARRRRSGGLLAVTGQPPPPHVLGCLHGNADPLVVRRAIARTAKDQAAGAVLPPVAGVIPVAGPSVALAPGGLTPVRDAVLRVVRASAGRQAHAREEVQS from the coding sequence ATGAAAGTTGCCGTCACCGGAGCGACCAGCGACTTCGGCGCGGCGATCCTGCCCGCCCTGTGCGCCGATCCCGAGATCGACGAGGTGATCGGGCTGGGGCGGCGGCCGCCGCGGCTGTGCCATCCGAAGCTCCGGTCGCGCCGGCTGGACGTGCGATCACCCGAACTGGCCGGGGTTTTCGACGGCTGTGAGGCCGTTCTGCACCTTGCCTTCGTGGTGGAGGAGATCCGGGACAAGGCCGAGATCCACGACATCAACCTGCGCGGCTCGCGCAATGTGATCGATTCGGCCGCCCGCGCGGGGGTCGAACGCCTCGTGGTCGCCTCCAGCGTCAACGCCTACGGCGTGGGGGACCTGCCCAAGCTCGTCGACGAGGACGTCTTTCCCAGCGGCAGCCCGGATCACTATTACTTCTACGACAAGGCCGAGGTCGAGCACTACGCGGAATGGTGGCTGCGCAGGCATCCCGGCGAGATGGCGATCGCCCTGCTCCGCTCGCCGTACGTCATCGGCCCGAGCTTCGGCAACGACGGCATCGACGCGCTGACCGCACCCGTCCTGATGCTTCCGGAGGCCGGCCGGGCGGGCTATCAGTTCCTGCACCAACGCGATCTCGCGGACGCCTTCCACCGGGCGGCCAAGCTTTCCCTCGTCGGCCCGTACAACCTCGGCACGCAGGACTGGATCAGCGCGCGGGACCTGGCCCGTATGCATGGCCAGCTGCTGGCGGGCGTGCCGGAGAAACCGGCAAGGCGGATCGCCGACGTGCTGTTCCGGCTCGGCCTGTTCCCGGCGTCCGGGCAGTGGGTGGTGCCAGGGGACACCTGCGTCGACGGCAGCAGGTTCCGGGCGGCCACGGGCTGGGCGCCCGCACTCACCTCGTCCGAAGCAGCCGCGATCATGGTGCTGCACAAGGGGCGTCCGGTACTGCCCGCCCGGTATGCCTTGTCCGGTAAAGCCGCTTGCGAGCGCGCACTCGAACCCGCGACGGAAATCCTTGCCGGATGGGTGGAAACCGTCGGCGGGATACGAGCCCTGGTCGAAGAGTCAGGTGGTCTCGAAAAGGCTCTCGGCCGTCTCGAACACGTGCAGCGGCCGGTGCCGTCAGGTTCGGTCCACCTGGAGGTGCATCCAGCCGAGGGGGTTCGCCTCGGCACCGTGGTCGTGTCCGCCGGGCCGGGGCTGCACGCGCGGTGGTGCACTCCGCTCGCGATGTCGCTCGCCCGGCACGGCGTCGAGGTGGTGCTCGTCGATCTGCCGGGGCACGGGCTCAGCACCGGGCGGCGTGGCCGCGCGGACCGCGAGGCCGTCGCCTCGGCGCTGGCGGCGGCGATCCGGTACGCGAGTACCCGGTCGTCGATGCCGCCCTATCTCGTCCGGCCCGAACCGGTGGCCCGGCGACGTCGATCAGGCGGGCTGCTCGCGGTGACCGGACAGCCGCCGCCCCCGCATGTGCTCGGGTGCCTTCACGGGAACGCCGATCCTCTCGTCGTCCGCCGGGCGATCGCGCGGACCGCGAAGGACCAGGCGGCAGGCGCCGTATTGCCGCCGGTGGCCGGAGTGATCCCGGTGGCCGGTCCCAGCGTGGCCCTGGCGCCCGGCGGTTTGACGCCGGTCCGGGACGCGGTGCTGCGGGTCGTGCGCGCGTCCGCCGGACGGCAGGCGCACGCGCGGGAGGAGGTCCAGTCATGA
- a CDS encoding aminotransferase class I/II-fold pyridoxal phosphate-dependent enzyme produces the protein MSRSNHVIDRIGEDESVGRLRALESENHAPYFRVVESTTAPVVHIEGHEALMLGSANYLGLAEHPAVIQGARDALDRYGTTITGSRLLNGTIDLHLALEAEIADWYRTEAAIVFTTGYQANLGAIGALVGPGDTVVVDASAHASILDGCRLSRAKIRMFRHNRLDKLEDTLKRAAGDGGGVLVAVDGLYSMKGDLAPLDGIAALCREYGAALLVDEAHSAGVLGERRTGAAELFGVNADVDVQMGALSKGLGSTGGFVAGSRDVIDALRAGARSFLFTTAAVPSSLGAALAAVRLQRSEEGRAIAERTLANARQLWEGLRDAGFDVGEPSRLPSGEEIVSPIVPVLVGDDLRAATLWRRLFDSGLFASAAMFPAVARSEALLRLCVMATHTREQIDRAVKTFADVAAELPR, from the coding sequence GTGAGCAGGTCGAATCATGTCATCGATCGCATTGGTGAGGACGAGTCGGTCGGCCGTTTGCGCGCGCTCGAATCCGAGAATCACGCGCCCTATTTCCGCGTCGTCGAATCCACCACCGCGCCGGTCGTGCACATCGAAGGCCACGAGGCGCTGATGCTCGGTTCGGCCAATTACCTCGGCCTCGCCGAGCATCCCGCGGTCATCCAGGGCGCACGCGACGCGCTGGACCGCTACGGCACCACGATCACCGGCAGCAGGCTGCTCAACGGCACGATCGATCTCCATCTCGCGCTCGAAGCGGAGATCGCGGACTGGTACCGGACCGAGGCCGCGATCGTGTTCACCACCGGCTATCAGGCCAATCTGGGCGCGATCGGCGCGCTGGTCGGCCCCGGCGACACGGTGGTGGTGGATGCCTCGGCACACGCGTCGATCCTGGACGGCTGCCGGTTGTCCAGGGCGAAGATCCGCATGTTCCGGCACAACCGGCTGGACAAGCTCGAGGACACCCTGAAGCGGGCCGCCGGTGACGGCGGCGGCGTACTCGTCGCGGTCGACGGCCTGTACTCGATGAAGGGGGATCTCGCTCCGCTCGACGGCATCGCCGCGCTGTGCCGCGAATACGGCGCGGCATTGCTGGTCGACGAGGCGCACAGCGCGGGCGTGCTCGGCGAGCGGCGCACCGGCGCCGCCGAGTTGTTCGGGGTCAACGCGGACGTCGATGTCCAGATGGGGGCGCTGTCCAAGGGACTCGGCTCCACCGGCGGGTTCGTCGCGGGCTCCCGTGACGTCATCGACGCGCTGCGGGCCGGAGCTCGGTCCTTCCTGTTCACCACCGCCGCCGTCCCGTCCTCGCTGGGCGCCGCTCTCGCGGCCGTCCGCCTGCAGCGCAGCGAAGAGGGCCGGGCGATCGCCGAGCGCACGCTCGCCAACGCCCGCCAGCTCTGGGAAGGGCTGCGGGACGCCGGTTTCGACGTCGGCGAGCCGTCGCGGCTCCCGAGCGGCGAGGAGATCGTGTCCCCGATCGTGCCGGTCCTGGTCGGCGACGATCTTCGTGCGGCGACCCTGTGGCGCCGGTTGTTCGACAGCGGGCTGTTCGCCAGCGCCGCGATGTTCCCCGCGGTCGCCCGGTCCGAGGCGTTGCTGCGGTTGTGCGTGATGGCGACGCACACCCGTGAGCAGATCGATCGCGCCGTGAAGACGTTCGCCGACGTCGCCGCGGAACTGCCTCGATGA
- a CDS encoding activator-dependent family glycosyltransferase, whose protein sequence is MRVLFTVLAVRAHLYNLVPLASALRAAGHEVRVASQPDLAAEITGAGLTAVPVGDELNLGPALQGSGGAKFSSGQFQSLSQGMTEARPERLTWEHVLGEFTISCLQYEYLGNLSVSDDLVRFARAWKPDLVIWDGLSFTGPVAARASGAAHARMSFGLDYISRMRGVFLDLLDRQPPEHREDPVAEWLSGKLSRYDCEFSEELLVGQWTVDPVPAWMRLPLDLDYLPVRYVPYNGKSGLPDWLRRPPERPRVCLTLGTSGREVIGGDGVSAADLLRSVSDLDIEVIATLNEDQLGPLPDVPDNVRVVDFVPLDELLPTCSAIIHHGGAGTLNNAVVHGVPQLVIPSLVWDEVDMARKLEERGAGLALAVDSLSTQELKSRLSRLLREPSFRDQAEEIRREMLATPSPRDLVPELEKRTALHRIS, encoded by the coding sequence GTGCGGGTCCTGTTCACGGTGCTCGCGGTAAGGGCGCATCTGTACAATCTGGTCCCGCTGGCGTCGGCGTTGCGGGCGGCGGGGCACGAGGTCCGCGTCGCCAGTCAGCCCGATCTGGCTGCCGAGATCACCGGCGCAGGCCTGACCGCGGTACCCGTCGGCGACGAGCTCAATCTGGGCCCCGCTCTGCAGGGCTCCGGCGGCGCGAAGTTCAGCAGCGGGCAGTTCCAGAGCCTGAGTCAGGGGATGACCGAGGCCCGGCCGGAACGGCTGACCTGGGAACACGTGCTCGGGGAGTTCACCATTTCCTGCCTGCAGTACGAATACCTCGGGAATCTCTCCGTGTCGGACGATCTCGTGCGGTTCGCCCGTGCGTGGAAGCCGGACCTGGTGATCTGGGACGGGCTGTCGTTCACCGGCCCGGTGGCGGCCCGTGCCAGCGGCGCCGCGCACGCCCGGATGTCGTTCGGGCTGGACTACATCTCGCGCATGCGGGGCGTCTTCCTCGACCTCCTGGACCGGCAGCCGCCGGAGCACCGCGAGGATCCGGTGGCCGAATGGCTGTCCGGCAAGCTTTCCCGCTACGACTGCGAGTTCAGCGAGGAACTGCTCGTCGGCCAGTGGACGGTCGACCCGGTGCCCGCCTGGATGCGGCTCCCGCTCGACCTCGACTATCTGCCGGTGCGGTACGTGCCGTACAACGGCAAGTCCGGCCTGCCGGACTGGCTGCGCCGCCCGCCGGAGCGTCCCCGTGTCTGCCTGACCCTCGGCACCTCGGGACGGGAAGTGATCGGCGGAGACGGGGTCTCGGCCGCCGACCTGCTGCGCTCGGTGTCCGATCTGGACATCGAGGTCATCGCCACGCTCAACGAAGACCAGCTCGGGCCGCTGCCCGATGTGCCGGACAACGTCCGGGTCGTCGATTTCGTCCCGCTCGACGAACTCCTGCCCACCTGCTCGGCGATCATCCACCACGGCGGCGCGGGAACACTGAACAACGCCGTGGTGCACGGCGTGCCGCAGCTCGTCATCCCCAGCCTGGTGTGGGACGAGGTGGACATGGCGCGCAAGCTGGAGGAACGCGGAGCCGGCCTGGCTCTGGCGGTCGATTCGCTGTCCACGCAAGAGCTCAAGAGCCGACTGTCCAGGCTGCTGCGGGAGCCGTCGTTCCGGGACCAGGCCGAGGAGATCCGGCGGGAGATGCTGGCCACGCCGAGCCCGCGCGATCTCGTCCCCGAACTGGAGAAGCGAACCGCCCTGCACCGCATTTCCTGA
- a CDS encoding NDP-hexose 2,3-dehydratase family protein translates to MVDISALAKKSSAGSGGSRPWQLAESVLSGTRDVHRLADFHRWFADLGQRFYTEVDRIPLPGLSGWRLDPGTGNLGHDNGRFFTVEGLEVRVPGGPVERWSQPIINQPEIGILGILVKRFGGVLHFLMQAKVEPGNHNGLQLSPTVQATRSNYTRAHHGKPVPYLDYFLRSARHGVLTDVRQSEQGSWFYRKRNRNVVLEVTEEVEVLDGFCWLTLGQLHSLLTAGDLVNMDSRTVLSCLPFSGAGLLEAFAPAGDDFRASVIRSCSEDEGSRHSTVDILSWITEVRTHSEVHTRLVPLAGLAGWRRTDDAITHENGRFFEVIGVRVRAGGREVGEWTQPMIRAYRTGVVAFLVKRVDGVLHALVHARLEPGYLDVAELAPTVQCVPENYDHLPTAARPRFLDEVLTAPEDRIRFDATLSEEGGRFYHARNRYLVVETDEDRELDHPDFRWLPLHQLVHLLRHSHYVNIQARSLVACLHSLTAPPPAS, encoded by the coding sequence ATGGTGGATATTTCCGCGCTCGCCAAGAAGTCCTCTGCCGGATCCGGCGGATCTCGTCCATGGCAACTCGCCGAATCCGTGCTCAGCGGCACACGGGACGTCCATCGGCTCGCGGATTTCCATCGGTGGTTCGCCGACCTGGGGCAGCGGTTCTACACCGAGGTGGACCGGATCCCGCTACCCGGACTGTCCGGCTGGCGTCTGGATCCCGGCACCGGAAACCTGGGGCATGACAACGGCCGCTTCTTCACCGTCGAGGGACTGGAGGTCCGGGTGCCCGGCGGCCCGGTCGAGCGGTGGAGCCAGCCGATCATCAACCAGCCGGAGATCGGCATTCTCGGCATCCTGGTGAAACGGTTCGGCGGCGTCCTGCACTTCCTGATGCAGGCGAAGGTCGAACCGGGCAACCACAACGGATTGCAGCTCTCGCCGACCGTGCAGGCAACGCGCAGCAACTACACCCGTGCACACCACGGGAAACCGGTGCCCTATCTGGACTATTTCCTCAGGTCCGCCCGGCACGGCGTGCTCACCGACGTGCGGCAGTCCGAGCAGGGTTCCTGGTTCTACCGGAAGCGCAACCGCAACGTGGTCCTCGAAGTCACCGAAGAAGTCGAGGTCCTCGACGGCTTCTGCTGGCTGACCCTGGGGCAGCTGCACAGCCTGCTCACCGCCGGGGACCTGGTGAACATGGACTCCCGGACGGTGCTGTCCTGCCTGCCGTTCTCCGGCGCGGGCCTGCTCGAGGCGTTCGCCCCGGCCGGTGACGACTTCCGCGCTTCGGTCATCCGGTCCTGCAGCGAGGACGAGGGCAGCCGTCATTCCACAGTGGACATCCTGAGCTGGATCACCGAGGTCCGCACCCATTCCGAAGTGCACACCCGGCTCGTGCCGCTCGCCGGGCTGGCGGGGTGGCGCCGGACCGACGACGCGATCACGCACGAGAACGGCCGGTTCTTCGAGGTGATCGGGGTGCGGGTGCGGGCGGGAGGGCGCGAGGTCGGCGAGTGGACGCAGCCGATGATCCGGGCGTACCGGACGGGTGTGGTGGCGTTCCTGGTCAAACGCGTCGACGGAGTGCTCCACGCGCTGGTGCACGCGCGGCTCGAACCCGGCTACCTCGACGTCGCCGAACTGGCCCCGACCGTGCAGTGCGTCCCGGAGAACTACGACCATCTGCCGACGGCCGCCCGGCCGCGTTTCCTGGACGAGGTACTGACCGCGCCGGAGGACCGGATCCGTTTCGACGCCACGCTTTCCGAGGAGGGCGGGCGGTTCTACCACGCGCGCAACCGTTACCTCGTGGTCGAAACGGACGAGGACCGGGAACTCGACCATCCCGATTTCCGCTGGCTGCCCCTGCACCAGCTGGTCCATCTGCTCCGGCACAGTCACTATGTCAACATCCAGGCGAGGAGCCTGGTGGCCTGCCTGCACAGCCTCACCGCCCCGCCCCCGGCGAGCTGA
- a CDS encoding DegT/DnrJ/EryC1/StrS family aminotransferase — protein sequence MTTFVWDYLPEYERERDDILDAVETVFRSGRLVLGESVRGFETEFAAYHGVPHCVGVDNGTNAIKLGLQALGVGPGDEVITVANTAAPTVVAIDAVGAKPVFVDVRPGDYLMDTGQVAAAITGRTRCLLPVHLYGQSVEMAPLRELAAAHGLAILEDCAQAHGARHHGALVGSMGDAAAFSFYPTKVLGAYGDGGATVTGLDEVERNLRRLRYYGMAERYYVVETPGHNSRLDEVQAEILRRKLTRLDRYVADRRAVARRYAEGLGDTELVLPATAEGNDHVYYLYVVRHPRRDAIIEALKAHGIALNISYPWPVHTMTGFAHLGYRNGALPVTEALAGEIFSLPMYPALAPSVQDKVIGALREVLATC from the coding sequence ATGACCACCTTCGTGTGGGACTACTTGCCGGAATACGAGCGGGAACGGGACGACATCCTCGACGCGGTCGAGACCGTGTTCAGATCGGGACGCCTGGTGCTCGGCGAAAGTGTCCGGGGGTTCGAGACGGAGTTCGCCGCCTATCACGGTGTGCCGCACTGCGTGGGCGTCGACAACGGCACCAACGCGATCAAGCTGGGGCTGCAGGCGCTGGGCGTCGGCCCCGGTGACGAGGTGATCACGGTCGCGAACACCGCGGCGCCGACCGTGGTGGCCATCGACGCGGTGGGCGCCAAACCGGTCTTCGTCGACGTGCGGCCCGGCGACTACCTGATGGACACCGGCCAGGTGGCGGCCGCCATCACCGGCCGGACCCGGTGCCTGCTGCCGGTCCACCTGTACGGCCAGAGCGTGGAAATGGCCCCGCTGCGGGAACTCGCCGCCGCGCACGGGCTGGCGATCCTCGAGGACTGCGCACAGGCGCACGGCGCGCGGCATCACGGCGCGCTGGTGGGCTCCATGGGCGACGCGGCCGCGTTCTCCTTCTATCCGACCAAGGTGCTCGGCGCGTACGGCGACGGGGGCGCCACCGTCACCGGTCTCGACGAGGTCGAGCGCAACCTTCGACGGCTCCGGTACTACGGCATGGCCGAGCGCTACTACGTGGTGGAGACGCCGGGACACAACAGCAGGCTCGATGAGGTACAGGCCGAGATCCTGCGCCGCAAGCTGACCCGGCTGGACCGGTACGTCGCCGACCGGCGCGCGGTCGCGCGCAGGTACGCCGAGGGACTCGGTGACACCGAACTCGTCCTGCCCGCCACCGCGGAGGGCAACGATCACGTGTACTACCTGTACGTGGTCCGCCATCCCCGGCGTGACGCGATCATCGAGGCCCTCAAGGCCCACGGGATCGCGCTCAACATAAGCTACCCGTGGCCGGTGCACACCATGACCGGATTCGCCCACCTCGGCTACCGGAACGGCGCCCTGCCGGTCACCGAGGCGCTGGCCGGGGAGATCTTCTCGCTGCCGATGTACCCGGCGCTCGCGCCGAGCGTGCAGGACAAGGTGATCGGCGCCCTGCGCGAAGTGCTGGCCACCTGCTGA